A single region of the Bacteroidales bacterium genome encodes:
- a CDS encoding DUF4252 domain-containing protein: protein MKKIIVMLTAIVVLMNFPLDSFGQKDAKEDPIPKIFDKYEEKEGVESITISPALLGLMKNGKTSDKKTQELISKISGLRILTLTDISSEKGKSTKEALTNELQPAIKKGYEEIMKVKSSGERLELYVRDVTNCKDCKGLSALLFITSGSSSTTIMHLSGTIDKTLIDAVMNGEIGTSSGK, encoded by the coding sequence ATGAAAAAGATTATAGTGATGTTGACTGCTATCGTTGTGCTGATGAATTTTCCGTTAGACTCATTCGGGCAAAAAGATGCCAAAGAAGATCCAATCCCCAAAATCTTTGATAAATATGAAGAAAAAGAAGGAGTGGAATCCATCACCATTTCCCCGGCACTACTGGGCCTCATGAAAAACGGCAAGACCAGTGACAAGAAAACCCAGGAACTGATCTCCAAGATTTCGGGATTGCGCATCCTGACACTTACGGATATTTCCAGTGAAAAAGGAAAGTCCACCAAGGAAGCACTGACCAATGAACTACAGCCGGCCATCAAAAAAGGCTATGAAGAGATCATGAAAGTAAAGAGTTCCGGGGAACGACTGGAATTATATGTCCGTGATGTGACCAACTGTAAAGACTGTAAAGGTTTGAGCGCATTGCTTTTTATCACATCCGGGAGTTCGTCCACCACTATCATGCATCTATCTGGAACCATTGATAAAACCCTGATAGATGCCGTAATGAATGGGGAAATAGGTACCTCCAGCGGTAAATAG